CTCGGCATCGGGGAAGGCGCCGGATTCCAGGATCACCTTCATCAGGGCCTTGTCGCCGCAGGCTTCGCGGCAGGCCTTCAGCACATTGATCGGCTGGGTGCGGGCGCCATCGATGAAGGCCTTGTAGGGCAGGACCACGTCGATCTCGTCGGCCCCGTCGGCGATGGCGCGCCGGGTTTCCGCCGCCACCGCCGAGGCGTCGGCCTCGCCGGTGGGGAAGTTCACCACGGTGGCGACCTTCACCGGCGTGCCGTCCAGCGCCTTGCGCGCGGTGGGAACGAAGCGCGCCCAGACGCAGACGGCGGCGACCGGCCCGGCTGGCGTGACGGCGCGGGCGCAGAGGTCCTCGACCACCCGCTCGCTGTCGTCGCCGTTCAGGCTGGTGAGGTCGAGCATGGCGATGGCCCGGCGCGCCAGATCGGCGTCGGACGGGGCGTTGGCGCTGGCATCGAGCGCGCTTTGCAGGTCGGCAGACAGTTTCATGACCGGGACCCGTCCTTCTCGTGCAGGCGTTCCAGGAAGCCGACCAGCAATCTTTCCAGGTCGGCGGCTGCCGCCGATGCGGCGGTCAGGGTCTGGTGATGGTCGACCGGCCCGTCGCCGAGCCCGACGCCCAGATTGGTGACGACGGCGCAGCCGGCGACCCGCAGGCCGCAATGGCGCGCGATGATGCATTCCGGCACGGTGGACATGCCGACGGCATCGGCGCCGAGCAGCCTCATCATCCGCACCTCGGCCGGCGTCTCGAAGGACGGGCCGGGATAGGCGGCGTAGACGCCTTCCGCCAGATCGATGGACAACCCGGCGGCCACCTGTTTCAGCAGGGCGCGCAGCTCCGGATCCCAGGCGTCGGTCATGCTGGGGAAGCGCTCGCCGAAGGCCTCGTCGTTCGGGCCGGTCAGCGGGTTGGCGCCCAGCAGGTTCAGATGGTCGCTGATCGCCATCAGCCGGCCGGGGCCGACCTCCAGCCGCAGGGAGCCGACGGCGGCGGTCAGGACCAGCGTGTCGCAGCCGGCCAGTTTCAGCGCCCGCACCGCGGTCTTCAGCGCGTCGAAGCCGTTGCCCTCATAGGCATGGACGCGGCCCTGCATGCAGGCGACCTCGACCCCGCCGAGCCTGCCGACCACCAGCCGACCGGCATGGCCGGACACGCTGGGGATCGGGAAGCCGGCGATGTCGATGTAGGGGATCGAGACCGCATCGGCGATGCGGTCGGCGATGCCGCCCAGGCCGGAGCCCAGCACGATGCCGACCCGCGGCCGGTGGCCGGGGGCGCGGTGAAGGATGTCCGCGGCGGCGCGGGCAGCGGTCATGTCGGGAAACTCCGCTCAGAAGGCTAAATTGGTGGGGCCGAAGGATTCGGGCAACAGGGTTTCAAGCGCGAAGGTCCGCCGCAGTCCGGCCGGGTCGCAGATGTGGATCGGGGTTTCCGGCGTGGCGAATTCGCGGATGCGCTGGCGGCAGCCGCCGCAGGGGGTGCAGATCTCCTCCGTCCCCGCTTCGCCGCCCATCACGACGATGGCGCGGATGCGGCGGTCGCCGGCGGTCACCATGGCGCCGATGGCGCTCGATTCCGCGCACTGACCCTGCGGATAGGCGGCGTTCTCCACATTGCAGCCGGCGAAGATCCGGCCGGAGTCGCCGAGGATGGCCGCACCCACCTTGAATCTGGAATAGGGGGCGTGGGCGTTCTCGCGGGCGGCGCGGGCCGCTTCGATCAATTGGGGCAGCTCTGCCGTGTCGGGCATGGCGTCAGCGTTCCTTGACATAGGGGATGCCGCTCGCCTTGGGGGCGACGGCCTTGCCGACGAAGCCGGCCAGCAGCAGGACGGTCAGCACATAGGGCAGCATCTGGATGAACTGCACCGGGATGACGCCGATGCCCGGCAGGACCACGCCCTGGAGCCGCACCTGCACCGCGTCGGTGAAGGCGAACAGCAGGCAGGCGAATAGGGTCGGCCCCGGCCGCCATTTGCCGAAGATCAGCGCCGCCAGCGCCAGATAGCCCTTGCCGGCGGTCATGTCGCGGACGAAGCCGGCGCCGTGGCCGGTGGACAGGTAGGACCCCGCCATGCCGGTCAGCACGCCGGTGACCAGCAGCGCCTGATAGCGCAGTTTCGCCACCGACAGGCCGGCGGTATCGACCGCCGCCGGATTCTCGCCCACCGCCCGCAGCCGCAGGCCGAAGCGCGAGCGGTAGAGCACCCAATGGGTGGCGATCACCAGGACCAGCGTCACCCAGATCAGGATGTTGTTGGCGTCGAACAGTTCACGATAGACCGGCCCCAGCACCGGCACGCCGGCCAGCGCCTCGACGCCCGGCAGCTGGACCGCCGGAATGCGCGCCTGGTTGGGCAGGAGCGGGGTCTGGCCGCCCTGGTGGAACCAGGCGTAGGCCAGCGTCGGCGCCAGCCCGGCGACCAGGATGTTGATCGCCATGCCCGACACCACCTGATTGCCGTTGTGGGTGACGCAGGCGAAGCCATGGACCATGGCCAGCGCCACCCCGGCGGCGATGCCGGCCAGCAGCCCGAGCCAGGGGTTCAACGTCGCCGAGGCGACGGCGGCGGAGAAGAAGGCGCCGGCCAGCATCTTGCCCTCCAGCCCGATGTCGACCACGCCGGCCCGCTCGCAATACATGCCGGCGAAGGCGGCCAGCACCAGCGGCGTCGCCACCCGGATGGTGGCGCCCAGCAGTTGCAGGGCCAGGAGCAGCGCGTCCTCCATGGGCTCAGCCCCTTCCCCCGGTTGTGGCGTCCGCGGCGGCGCCGCCGCGGCGGCGGAACAGCGCCTCCACCTGCGGTTTGAACAGGTTTTCCATGGCGCCGGCGAACAGGATGACCAGACCTTGGATGACCATCACCAGCTCGCGGTTGATCGTGGGATATTCGAAGGACAGCTGGCCGCCGCCCTGCGCCAGGACACCGAACAGCAGGGCCGCCAGAATGATCCCGACCGGGTGGTTGCGCCCCATCAGCGCCACGGCGATGCCGACGAAGCCGACGCCGCCGGTGAAGTTCAGGATCACCCGGTGCTGGACGCCCAGGATCTCGTTCACCCCGACGAAGCCGGCCAAGGCACCGGAGATCAGCATGGCGATGATGATGTTTCGCGACGGCGAGATGCCGGCATAGACCGCCGCCCGCTCGTTGCGGCCGACGGTGCGCAGCTCGTAGCCCCAGCGGGTCCGGCGCAGGAAGACATGGAACAGCAGGCAGCAGGCCAGCGCCCACAGGAAGGACAGGTTCAGCGGCGAGGCCGGGATGGTGATTCCGAACCAGCCCAGCGCCCGGTCCATCGACGGCAGCCAGACGCCGGGATCGAACTCGCGGGTCTCCGGCGACTGGCTGCCGGGGCGGATCAGCACGTCCACCAGCAGCCAGGTCATGATCGAGGCGGCGATGAAGTTGAACATGATCGTCGTGATGACGATGTGGCTGCCGCGCTTGGCCTGGAGCCAGGCCGGGATGAAGGCCCAGGCGGCGCCGAACAGCGCCGAGGCCAGCACCGCCAGCACCGCCACCACCGGCCAGGGCCAGCCGGTCAGCGCCAGCGCCACCAGCCCGGCGCCGAGCCCGCCGAGATAGGCCTGCCCCTCGCCGCCGATGTTGAACAGCCCGCAATGAAAGGCGATGGCGACGGCCAGCCCGGTGAAGATGAAGTCGGTGGTGTAATAGAGGGTATAGCCGATGGCTTCCGGATAGCCCAGGGCCTCCGACAGCAGCAGTGACAGCACGTCCACCGGATTCTCGCCGATCACCAGGATCACCAGCCCGGACAGCACGAAGGCCGCGACGAGGTTGAGAACCGGCAACAGCGCATACCCGACCCAGCCCGGCACGGCGCCCGGCTGTCCTTTTCCCGACCCGCTCAGCAGCACCGGCGTCTCCTGGATTGCCCTTGCCGGGGATTCTTAACCGGCAAAGCCCGGCCGACCAAGCATTTCATCGCTTTGTAAAGTTGGCGGGCGCCGCGAGCTGGAGGCGTCGCGAAAAGCCTTGCTGCGACGCAGCATTCTGGCATGCTTCTTACCCATAGTAATTTTATGGCTATGGAGCAAGCCCGATGCCGCTCGACATTCCGCAGACCTTCCGCCACCATGTCTTCTGTTGTGCCCAGCAGCGCCCGCCCGGCCATCCGCGCGGCAGTTGCGCCGCCAAGGGCGCGCATCCGCTTTGGCAGCGGCTCGATCAGAAAATCCAGGGCCAGGGGTTGACTGACATCGGCATGGCGATGACGGGATGCCTCGGCTTCTGTTCCGCCGGGCCGCTGATGGTGGTCTATCCGGAAGGCATCTGGTACCGCCCGGAAACGCCGGAGGACATCGACGAGATCGTCGACTCGCATCTGGTCAACGACACGCCGGTCGAGCGGCTGGTGATGGTGCTGACGCGGTGAGGTGGAGGCTTCGATTGCTCCCTCCCAACCTCCCCCGCTGGGCGGGGGAGGGCTGGGGTGGGGGCAATCGAAGCCGACACGTCCAAAACCCCACGCCTACCAGACCTGCGGTTGCGGCATTGGGATGCGGACGGGTTTGCCCATAATGTGGGCAACCCTAGCCATTGCCATTCCGAACCGAAATGACCGCCAACGCCGAAACCGCCGATCTTCTGCCTGCCAAGGCCGATTCGGTTCCCTATGCCGTCGGCTGCTTCCTGGTGGCGATCGTGCTGTTCGCGGCGATGGACACGCTCATCAAGGTCCTGACCGCCGGCTATCCGGTGCCGCAGCTGATGTTCGTGCGG
This portion of the Azospirillum sp. B510 genome encodes:
- a CDS encoding ABC transporter permease translates to MEDALLLALQLLGATIRVATPLVLAAFAGMYCERAGVVDIGLEGKMLAGAFFSAAVASATLNPWLGLLAGIAAGVALAMVHGFACVTHNGNQVVSGMAINILVAGLAPTLAYAWFHQGGQTPLLPNQARIPAVQLPGVEALAGVPVLGPVYRELFDANNILIWVTLVLVIATHWVLYRSRFGLRLRAVGENPAAVDTAGLSVAKLRYQALLVTGVLTGMAGSYLSTGHGAGFVRDMTAGKGYLALAALIFGKWRPGPTLFACLLFAFTDAVQVRLQGVVLPGIGVIPVQFIQMLPYVLTVLLLAGFVGKAVAPKASGIPYVKER
- a CDS encoding ABC transporter permease, which translates into the protein MLLSGSGKGQPGAVPGWVGYALLPVLNLVAAFVLSGLVILVIGENPVDVLSLLLSEALGYPEAIGYTLYYTTDFIFTGLAVAIAFHCGLFNIGGEGQAYLGGLGAGLVALALTGWPWPVVAVLAVLASALFGAAWAFIPAWLQAKRGSHIVITTIMFNFIAASIMTWLLVDVLIRPGSQSPETREFDPGVWLPSMDRALGWFGITIPASPLNLSFLWALACCLLFHVFLRRTRWGYELRTVGRNERAAVYAGISPSRNIIIAMLISGALAGFVGVNEILGVQHRVILNFTGGVGFVGIAVALMGRNHPVGIILAALLFGVLAQGGGQLSFEYPTINRELVMVIQGLVILFAGAMENLFKPQVEALFRRRGGAAADATTGGRG
- the cdd gene encoding cytidine deaminase — protein: MPDTAELPQLIEAARAARENAHAPYSRFKVGAAILGDSGRIFAGCNVENAAYPQGQCAESSAIGAMVTAGDRRIRAIVVMGGEAGTEEICTPCGGCRQRIREFATPETPIHICDPAGLRRTFALETLLPESFGPTNLAF
- the deoC gene encoding deoxyribose-phosphate aldolase, with translation MLDLTSLNGDDSERVVEDLCARAVTPAGPVAAVCVWARFVPTARKALDGTPVKVATVVNFPTGEADASAVAAETRRAIADGADEIDVVLPYKAFIDGARTQPINVLKACREACGDKALMKVILESGAFPDAELLAWAARDAIAAGADFLKTSTGKTQPAATLPAAAVMLDSIYESGKTVGFKASGGIRDTAEAARYLALADHILGEGWATPQSFRFGASSLLDALLATAGHGAPDAAAPAGGY
- a CDS encoding (2Fe-2S) ferredoxin domain-containing protein; translated protein: MPLDIPQTFRHHVFCCAQQRPPGHPRGSCAAKGAHPLWQRLDQKIQGQGLTDIGMAMTGCLGFCSAGPLMVVYPEGIWYRPETPEDIDEIVDSHLVNDTPVERLVMVLTR
- a CDS encoding purine-nucleoside phosphorylase, producing the protein MTAARAAADILHRAPGHRPRVGIVLGSGLGGIADRIADAVSIPYIDIAGFPIPSVSGHAGRLVVGRLGGVEVACMQGRVHAYEGNGFDALKTAVRALKLAGCDTLVLTAAVGSLRLEVGPGRLMAISDHLNLLGANPLTGPNDEAFGERFPSMTDAWDPELRALLKQVAAGLSIDLAEGVYAAYPGPSFETPAEVRMMRLLGADAVGMSTVPECIIARHCGLRVAGCAVVTNLGVGLGDGPVDHHQTLTAASAAAADLERLLVGFLERLHEKDGSRS